One Nostoc sp. UHCC 0302 DNA window includes the following coding sequences:
- a CDS encoding thioredoxin family protein, which yields MSLAVIKFSSEECGICHKMSFYDKKVAEELGLEFIDVKMQDTAAYRKYRKILLTQYPDKSEMGWPTYIICDSPEAEFQIVGEVKGGHPKGEFRTRLQEVLSSTANQN from the coding sequence ATGAGTTTAGCTGTAATTAAGTTCTCTTCAGAAGAGTGCGGCATCTGCCACAAAATGTCCTTTTATGATAAAAAAGTGGCAGAGGAACTGGGTTTGGAATTTATCGATGTCAAAATGCAGGATACGGCTGCTTACCGCAAGTATCGCAAGATTTTACTAACTCAGTATCCTGATAAATCAGAAATGGGATGGCCGACTTACATTATCTGTGATTCTCCAGAAGCAGAATTTCAGATTGTGGGTGAAGTAAAAGGGGGTCATCCCAAAGGAGAGTTTAGAACTCGTCTACAAGAGGTTCTGAGTTCTACGGCTAATCAGAACTAA
- a CDS encoding S8 family peptidase, which yields MKKLILLCLFVVGLVAAIFGFLNFQGLATKGEFETILLDFREDIPASVVQQELQAIAQQYNVTPQLDNKFSANDHVYIIKGDRKRLKELKKSPFAKVTEFIEPNYIYRIPNPGKTAWLGEFLSPQEDDDVNPSLKGPNDQYYSKQWNLHKIGVEGAWSQTKGKDITVAVIDTGVTRVRDLYETKFVKGYDFVNDKEEATDDNGHGTHVAGTIAQSTNNKYGVAGIAYEANLMPLKVLNAYGGGTVADIAEAIKFAADKGADVINMSLGGIGESQLMKQAIEYAHRKGVAIVAAAGNENTNGASYPARYPYVIGVSAFGPDGEKAPYSNFGAGVDISAPGGSDAGKILQETINEQGEGVFLGFQGTSMAAPHVAGVAALIKATGIKEPDEVLKVLKQSARVIQDDGLNYYGAGQLNAEAAVKLGFEGQITFQDFFRWLRDSGYLNPGFWIDGGVVALLPKLLMVVGSYLLAWFLRVYFPFSWSWSLSSGLIAGSSGLFFLKGIYIFDLPQWPFRVLGSSIPELGNALQGTDALNPLFASVLIPIVLMALLLGNSSWKWFAIGSTLGVAACLTVSAFYDPAVWGLGSSNMARIFLIANALLCYGLARLALQNDKQTA from the coding sequence ATGAAAAAACTTATATTATTGTGCTTGTTTGTCGTTGGGTTAGTAGCTGCAATCTTTGGTTTCCTAAATTTCCAGGGATTGGCAACTAAAGGCGAGTTTGAGACGATTTTGCTTGATTTTCGGGAAGATATTCCGGCTTCGGTTGTGCAGCAGGAACTGCAAGCGATCGCTCAACAATACAACGTTACACCCCAATTAGACAACAAGTTTTCTGCGAATGATCATGTTTATATTATTAAAGGCGATCGCAAGCGACTCAAAGAACTGAAAAAATCTCCATTCGCCAAAGTTACAGAATTTATTGAGCCAAATTACATCTATAGAATTCCTAATCCTGGTAAAACCGCGTGGTTAGGAGAATTTTTAAGCCCACAAGAGGATGATGATGTAAATCCTTCATTAAAAGGGCCTAATGACCAATATTATAGCAAGCAGTGGAACCTCCACAAAATCGGCGTTGAAGGCGCATGGAGTCAAACCAAAGGTAAAGACATCACAGTAGCAGTAATTGACACTGGCGTTACTCGCGTCCGTGACTTGTATGAGACAAAATTCGTCAAAGGCTACGACTTCGTTAACGACAAAGAAGAAGCCACAGACGACAACGGACACGGTACTCATGTTGCTGGAACTATTGCCCAATCGACAAATAACAAATATGGTGTAGCGGGAATTGCCTACGAAGCCAATCTCATGCCGCTGAAGGTACTTAATGCTTATGGTGGCGGTACAGTTGCCGATATTGCCGAAGCGATTAAATTTGCTGCTGATAAAGGCGCAGATGTAATTAATATGAGCTTGGGCGGCATTGGTGAAAGCCAGTTAATGAAGCAAGCGATCGAGTATGCTCATAGAAAAGGTGTAGCGATCGTTGCCGCAGCGGGGAACGAAAACACTAATGGAGCAAGCTATCCTGCCCGCTATCCTTACGTAATCGGCGTTTCGGCATTTGGCCCAGATGGAGAAAAAGCCCCTTATTCTAACTTTGGTGCTGGGGTAGATATCTCTGCTCCTGGTGGTAGCGATGCTGGTAAGATTCTGCAAGAAACCATCAACGAACAAGGCGAAGGCGTATTTCTTGGCTTCCAGGGTACAAGTATGGCTGCCCCCCACGTTGCAGGCGTTGCAGCATTAATCAAAGCCACTGGCATCAAAGAACCAGATGAAGTTTTAAAAGTCCTTAAGCAGTCGGCACGAGTTATCCAGGATGATGGTCTCAACTATTATGGTGCTGGACAACTCAACGCAGAAGCAGCAGTAAAACTGGGCTTCGAGGGACAAATCACTTTCCAAGATTTCTTCCGTTGGTTAAGAGATAGCGGCTATCTTAACCCAGGCTTTTGGATTGATGGCGGTGTAGTGGCACTATTACCCAAGCTTTTAATGGTAGTTGGTTCCTATTTGCTAGCTTGGTTTTTACGTGTTTACTTTCCCTTCTCTTGGAGTTGGTCTTTATCCAGTGGCTTAATTGCTGGTAGTTCTGGATTATTCTTCCTCAAAGGAATCTATATCTTTGACCTTCCCCAGTGGCCTTTCCGAGTTTTAGGTAGTTCAATTCCTGAACTAGGCAATGCTCTTCAGGGAACTGATGCTTTAAATCCCCTGTTTGCCAGCGTACTAATTCCTATTGTGTTAATGGCATTACTACTAGGAAATTCTAGTTGGAAATGGTTTGCCATTGGTTCAACCCTTGGTGTAGCCGCGTGCTTAACAGTAAGTGCGTTTTACGACCCAGCAGTTTGGGGATTAGGAAGTAGTAACATGGCACGCATCTTCCTCATTGCCAATGCCCTACTTTGTTATGGGCTTGCTCGTTTAGCACTGCAAAACGACAAGCAAACAGCATAA
- the thiD gene encoding bifunctional hydroxymethylpyrimidine kinase/phosphomethylpyrimidine kinase gives MNAKTISRVPVALTIAGSDSGGGAGIQADLRTFAFHCVHGTSAITCVTAQNTLGVARVDAMPTEAVVAQIQAVVEDIGLQAAKTGMLLNQEIIFAVAQQVEALQIDNLVVDPVMVSRTGAQLIDDDAVKTLCHALIPKAAIVTPNRYEAQILTGLQIHSLDDMQAAAQIIHRELGVKAVLVKGGGMEGDLRGVDIWFDGQKLETLTTKLVDTKNTHGTGCTLSAAIAANLARGKNLWEAVQQAKEYVTTALSYALDIGKGQGPVGHFFPLLRK, from the coding sequence ATGAACGCCAAAACAATATCCAGAGTGCCTGTTGCTTTAACCATTGCTGGTTCAGATAGTGGTGGTGGCGCGGGAATTCAAGCTGATTTACGCACCTTTGCCTTTCATTGTGTCCACGGTACAAGCGCTATAACCTGCGTCACGGCACAAAACACTCTGGGAGTGGCGCGGGTTGATGCTATGCCAACAGAGGCTGTGGTGGCGCAAATTCAGGCAGTAGTTGAGGATATTGGCCTCCAAGCTGCGAAAACCGGAATGTTACTCAACCAGGAAATTATCTTTGCTGTTGCTCAGCAGGTAGAAGCTTTACAAATCGATAACTTAGTGGTAGACCCGGTGATGGTATCACGCACAGGAGCGCAGTTAATTGACGATGACGCTGTGAAGACTCTGTGCCATGCCCTTATCCCTAAAGCGGCTATTGTGACGCCAAATCGTTATGAGGCACAGATTTTGACTGGTTTACAGATTCATTCCTTGGACGATATGCAAGCCGCTGCCCAAATTATTCATCGTGAACTAGGGGTGAAAGCAGTTTTAGTAAAGGGTGGAGGTATGGAAGGTGATTTGCGTGGCGTGGATATCTGGTTTGATGGGCAGAAGTTGGAAACTTTGACAACAAAATTAGTAGATACCAAAAATACTCACGGTACTGGTTGTACATTATCAGCTGCGATCGCAGCTAATCTGGCGAGGGGAAAAAACTTGTGGGAAGCAGTGCAACAAGCAAAAGAGTATGTTACTACTGCACTTAGTTACGCCCTAGATATTGGTAAAGGGCAAGGGCCTGTAGGACACTTCTTTCCCTTATTAAGAAAATAA
- a CDS encoding P-II family nitrogen regulator: protein MKKVEAIIRPFKLDEVKIALVNAGIVGMTVSEVRGFGRQKGQTERYRGSEYTVEFLQKLKVEIVVEDGQVDMVVDKVIAAARTGEIGDGKIFISPVEQVIRIRTGEKNTEAV from the coding sequence ATGAAAAAAGTAGAAGCAATTATCCGTCCATTTAAGCTGGATGAAGTGAAAATTGCTTTGGTCAATGCTGGTATTGTGGGCATGACCGTTTCTGAAGTCCGGGGTTTTGGAAGGCAAAAAGGTCAAACTGAACGGTATCGAGGTTCAGAATACACCGTTGAGTTTCTGCAAAAACTTAAAGTGGAAATTGTAGTTGAGGACGGTCAAGTTGATATGGTAGTAGACAAAGTTATCGCTGCTGCTCGCACTGGTGAAATCGGCGATGGTAAAATTTTCATCTCGCCTGTTGAGCAGGTAATTCGGATTCGCACTGGGGAAAAGAACACCGAAGCAGTGTGA
- a CDS encoding NYN domain-containing protein, translated as MTSSINSTPKFSLSQKHGMSKLEKPSKNNQSLFKVAQKASVFCHLVGGVMSLVTQQYAILPLSLSFILIHQANHRRLELLQATEQKQQTAIIEMQQGYVELENQLQQLTTTVKQPEDNSRKYLTKTHLTPIIGKLNQIQRQQKAVELIGQEESKQIQQQLQGLNERTTRNSEQLTKVQYQLNSNRKETPATESTYVQPNERVAIFIDAANIYHAATQRGFKIDYAKLLSVLADKSKVTGTYFYTAVDPANKEQQRFLSKIRRLGFKVVSKEIVRRRDGSMKGNLDQELTLGLVKYLINTYDTAILVSGDGDFISAVKDIQGNGKRLEVASFRSDTSAALIKVADSYLDLETVQDQIF; from the coding sequence ATGACAAGCTCAATCAACTCAACCCCCAAATTTTCCCTTTCCCAGAAGCATGGAATGAGCAAGTTAGAAAAACCATCTAAAAATAATCAAAGTTTATTTAAGGTGGCACAAAAGGCATCTGTCTTTTGCCATCTAGTAGGTGGAGTAATGTCGCTAGTAACTCAGCAATACGCTATTTTGCCGCTTTCTCTGAGCTTTATACTGATACATCAAGCCAACCATCGCCGCTTGGAGTTGTTACAGGCGACTGAGCAAAAACAGCAAACTGCAATTATAGAGATGCAGCAAGGCTATGTTGAGCTAGAAAATCAGTTACAGCAATTAACTACCACTGTGAAACAGCCAGAAGATAACTCACGAAAGTATCTAACTAAAACGCATTTAACGCCTATTATTGGAAAACTTAATCAAATACAGCGTCAGCAAAAGGCTGTAGAACTAATAGGACAGGAGGAGTCCAAACAAATACAGCAGCAGCTACAAGGTCTAAATGAGCGTACTACTCGCAACTCAGAGCAATTAACCAAAGTCCAGTATCAGCTAAATTCAAATCGTAAAGAAACTCCAGCAACCGAATCAACTTATGTACAACCGAATGAGCGTGTAGCAATATTTATTGATGCAGCCAATATTTATCATGCTGCTACCCAACGAGGTTTCAAGATTGATTATGCAAAACTGCTTTCAGTATTAGCAGACAAGTCTAAGGTTACTGGTACTTATTTTTATACAGCAGTAGACCCAGCTAACAAAGAACAACAGCGTTTTCTGTCAAAAATACGACGGTTAGGATTTAAAGTTGTTAGTAAAGAAATTGTGCGGCGCAGGGATGGTTCAATGAAAGGAAATCTGGATCAAGAGCTAACCTTGGGTTTAGTCAAGTATTTAATCAATACCTACGATACAGCAATTCTAGTTTCTGGCGATGGAGATTTTATTTCTGCGGTGAAGGACATCCAAGGCAATGGAAAGCGTCTTGAAGTTGCAAGTTTTCGTTCTGATACCAGCGCGGCTTTAATCAAGGTTGCAGATTCCTACCTAGACTTAGAAACTGTTCAAGATCAGATTTTTTAG
- a CDS encoding NUDIX hydrolase has product MNNLKQYLSLAVSHPGIFRNPQSEGLDVILQEEEILQIESLVAQKLEQKGLPLEWAKVGIVYKDQYLMVLRDAVRFPDGQLGTYIRILVKPDSTRGVVILPIYQQKVLLIRHFRHATRSWHLEIPRGFGEKDSSSEENTQRELMEEIGAEANSLVSIGEMHVNTGISSECVELFFADIKSVGEFDVKEGITQLLTIEVSEFERMISDNEITDSFTIAAYTRAKLRQLLP; this is encoded by the coding sequence TTGAATAACTTAAAACAATATTTATCCCTTGCTGTTAGCCATCCGGGCATCTTTAGAAATCCGCAGAGTGAGGGATTAGATGTAATTTTGCAAGAAGAAGAAATTCTTCAGATAGAGTCTTTAGTAGCGCAAAAACTAGAACAAAAAGGATTGCCCCTTGAGTGGGCTAAAGTTGGCATCGTTTATAAAGACCAGTATTTAATGGTTTTGCGGGATGCAGTACGCTTCCCTGATGGACAATTGGGTACTTATATTCGTATTCTTGTCAAGCCAGATAGCACCCGTGGTGTGGTGATTCTACCAATTTATCAACAAAAAGTATTACTTATTCGTCACTTTCGCCATGCAACACGCTCTTGGCACTTAGAAATTCCTCGTGGTTTTGGTGAAAAAGACTCATCTAGTGAAGAAAATACTCAACGAGAATTGATGGAAGAAATTGGTGCTGAGGCTAACTCTCTAGTTTCAATTGGGGAAATGCACGTCAATACAGGTATTAGTTCTGAATGCGTTGAACTATTTTTTGCAGATATAAAATCTGTTGGTGAATTTGATGTTAAAGAAGGAATTACACAATTGCTGACAATAGAAGTTTCAGAATTTGAAAGAATGATTAGTGATAATGAAATTACTGATTCTTTTACAATTGCAGCGTATACGCGAGCTAAACTACGTCAATTATTGCCATAA
- the rdgB gene encoding RdgB/HAM1 family non-canonical purine NTP pyrophosphatase has product MTKLLVVATGNPGKLREMQAYLENSNWELILKPEELEIEETGETFAANACLKASQVALATGNWAIADDSGLEVDALNGIPGVYSARYGQNDSERIARLLKELGNAENRQAQFVCVVAIANPDGAIVLQAEGICRGEILHAPRGNSGFGYDPIFYVPEKKLTYAEMTPQAKRSISHRGKAFTALLPQLDTVLSP; this is encoded by the coding sequence ATGACAAAACTACTCGTAGTCGCCACAGGAAATCCAGGTAAATTGCGGGAAATGCAAGCTTACCTGGAAAACTCTAATTGGGAACTAATCCTTAAGCCTGAAGAATTAGAAATTGAAGAGACCGGCGAGACTTTTGCAGCTAATGCTTGTCTCAAAGCATCTCAAGTTGCTTTAGCAACAGGAAACTGGGCGATCGCTGATGATTCTGGCTTGGAAGTAGATGCACTCAATGGTATACCGGGAGTGTATTCCGCGCGTTATGGCCAAAACGACTCAGAACGTATTGCTAGATTATTGAAGGAATTAGGTAACGCCGAAAATCGGCAAGCGCAATTTGTTTGTGTAGTAGCGATCGCTAATCCTGATGGTGCGATCGTATTACAAGCTGAAGGTATTTGTCGTGGCGAAATTCTCCATGCACCTCGTGGTAATAGTGGTTTCGGTTATGATCCAATTTTTTACGTCCCAGAGAAGAAATTGACCTATGCTGAAATGACGCCACAAGCTAAGAGGTCAATTAGTCATCGAGGCAAGGCTTTTACAGCTTTACTACCGCAACTAGACACAGTATTGAGTCCCTAA
- a CDS encoding phosphoglucomutase/phosphomannomutase family protein, whose translation MPVVTNSIKFGTDGWRGVIGDEFTFERLALVTSAAAKVLYDTYYSTVGSRTIIVGYDRRFMAEDFARVVADAVTAVGFDVLFSESYAPTPAYSWAAKQLNALGALVITASHNPGIYLGLKVKGYFGGSVSPEVTKEIEALLSEGVPQATTPGKEEKFDPWPSYTQGLEGKVDIAKIRKAIASGKLTVFADVMHGAAAGGLAKLLGDQVKEINSERDPLFGGGAPEPLPKYLSRLFEVIKTHGQTDKSGLTVGLVFDGDCDRIAAVDGEANFLSSQVLIPILIDHLTKRRGFTGEIVKTVSGSDLMPLVAALHHLSVFETAVGYKYIADRMLATQVLLGGEESGGIGYGSHIPERDALLSALYVLEAIVESGLDLGEYYRYLQEQTGFSSAYDRIDLPLASMEVRSRLLQQLQTEPLKEIAGKAVIDCQTIDGYKYRLADKSWLMIRFSGTEPVLRLYCEAPTIEQVHETLAWAKHWAE comes from the coding sequence ATGCCAGTTGTAACTAACTCAATCAAGTTTGGTACAGACGGCTGGCGGGGCGTTATTGGTGATGAGTTCACCTTTGAACGTCTAGCCTTAGTTACGTCAGCCGCTGCAAAAGTATTATATGATACATACTATTCTACGGTGGGTAGCCGGACGATAATCGTCGGTTACGATCGCCGATTTATGGCAGAAGACTTTGCTCGTGTTGTCGCTGATGCTGTTACTGCCGTCGGATTTGATGTGTTGTTCAGCGAAAGCTATGCCCCAACCCCGGCTTATAGTTGGGCGGCAAAACAACTTAATGCTTTGGGGGCGCTGGTAATTACAGCCAGCCATAATCCTGGGATATATTTGGGATTAAAAGTCAAGGGTTATTTTGGCGGTTCAGTATCCCCAGAAGTCACAAAAGAGATAGAAGCGTTGTTGTCAGAGGGAGTACCGCAGGCAACTACTCCAGGCAAAGAAGAGAAGTTTGATCCCTGGCCTAGTTACACTCAAGGGCTAGAAGGAAAAGTTGATATTGCCAAGATTCGCAAAGCGATCGCCTCTGGTAAACTGACGGTATTTGCTGATGTCATGCATGGCGCTGCTGCCGGCGGATTGGCGAAACTACTAGGAGATCAGGTAAAAGAAATCAACAGCGAACGTGATCCCCTATTTGGTGGTGGTGCGCCGGAACCTTTACCTAAATACCTTTCACGTTTATTTGAAGTAATCAAAACTCACGGACAAACAGATAAATCTGGTTTAACGGTGGGGTTAGTATTTGATGGGGATTGCGATCGCATCGCTGCTGTAGACGGAGAAGCCAACTTTTTGAGTTCTCAGGTGTTAATCCCGATATTAATCGACCACTTAACCAAACGGCGCGGCTTTACCGGTGAAATCGTCAAAACCGTTAGTGGTTCTGACTTGATGCCTCTTGTAGCAGCACTACATCATCTTTCAGTATTTGAGACAGCGGTTGGTTATAAATATATTGCTGACAGAATGTTAGCAACACAGGTTTTGCTGGGTGGTGAAGAGTCAGGAGGAATTGGCTACGGTAGCCATATTCCTGAACGTGATGCACTGCTGTCAGCATTGTATGTGCTAGAGGCGATTGTAGAATCTGGGCTAGATTTAGGCGAATATTATCGCTATTTGCAAGAACAAACAGGGTTTAGTTCAGCATACGATCGCATTGATTTACCCTTGGCAAGTATGGAAGTGCGATCACGTCTTTTGCAACAACTGCAAACCGAACCCCTAAAGGAAATCGCTGGTAAAGCCGTGATTGATTGTCAAACAATAGACGGTTACAAGTACCGCCTAGCTGACAAAAGCTGGTTAATGATTCGGTTTAGCGGTACTGAACCAGTTTTACGCCTCTACTGCGAAGCCCCCACAATTGAGCAAGTACATGAAACTCTTGCTTGGGCAAAACACTGGGCAGAGTAA
- a CDS encoding RNA chaperone Hfq, whose product MLTEFDTTLPSIRQVQTLIKQTTPVEFKLLTGDVLTGKVLWQDPQCVCIADENSQQTTIWKQAIAYIKPKS is encoded by the coding sequence ATGCTTACTGAATTTGACACCACTTTACCCAGTATTAGACAAGTTCAAACCCTGATTAAACAAACAACACCAGTAGAGTTCAAATTGCTCACTGGCGATGTGTTGACAGGAAAAGTTTTATGGCAAGATCCACAGTGTGTATGTATTGCTGATGAAAACAGTCAGCAAACCACTATTTGGAAGCAAGCGATCGCTTATATCAAACCTAAGAGTTAG
- the dapF gene encoding diaminopimelate epimerase: protein MAIEFTKYHGLGNDFILIDNRSSSVPVLTPEQAIKLCDRHFGIGADGVIFALPGENGTDYTMRIFNSDGSEPEMCGNGIRCLAGFLADLEGLATRDWGLGTGKESSQSPIPNPQSPITYRIHTLAGVITPQLKSDGQVKVDMGLPRLLAGEIPTNLASAEKKVINELLEVAGQTWKVTCVSMGNPHCITFVEDVAAISLESIGPQFEHHPAFPQRINTEFIQVVRRDYLKMRVWERGAGITLACGTGACASLVAGVLTGKCDRTATVELPGGPLQIEWSEIDQRVYMTGQAERVFSGKL from the coding sequence ATGGCAATCGAATTTACTAAGTATCACGGTCTGGGCAATGATTTTATTTTGATTGATAATCGCTCTTCATCTGTTCCAGTACTAACGCCAGAGCAAGCTATTAAGTTGTGCGATCGCCACTTTGGTATCGGTGCTGATGGTGTAATTTTTGCTCTGCCTGGAGAAAATGGCACTGACTACACCATGCGGATTTTCAATTCCGATGGTTCAGAACCGGAAATGTGCGGTAATGGTATTCGCTGTTTAGCTGGATTTCTCGCAGACTTAGAAGGATTGGCGACTAGAGACTGGGGACTAGGGACTGGGAAAGAATCTTCCCAATCCCCAATTCCCAATCCCCAATCCCCGATCACATATCGCATTCATACGTTGGCTGGTGTGATTACACCTCAACTCAAGTCTGATGGCCAAGTTAAGGTGGATATGGGTTTACCCAGGTTACTCGCTGGGGAAATTCCTACTAATCTTGCATCTGCTGAGAAAAAAGTGATTAATGAACTTTTAGAGGTAGCAGGGCAAACTTGGAAAGTCACCTGTGTAAGTATGGGAAATCCTCACTGCATTACCTTTGTAGAAGATGTAGCAGCAATTTCTTTAGAAAGTATAGGCCCGCAGTTTGAACATCACCCAGCTTTTCCCCAACGGATAAATACGGAATTTATTCAAGTGGTGCGCCGTGACTACTTAAAAATGCGGGTTTGGGAACGAGGCGCGGGGATTACCTTGGCTTGTGGTACTGGTGCTTGTGCTTCGTTGGTTGCTGGTGTGTTGACTGGAAAATGCGATCGCACTGCGACTGTAGAATTACCGGGTGGGCCTTTGCAGATTGAATGGTCAGAAATCGACCAAAGAGTTTACATGACTGGGCAAGCTGAACGGGTGTTCAGCGGTAAACTGTAA